Proteins encoded within one genomic window of Columba livia isolate bColLiv1 breed racing homer chromosome 1, bColLiv1.pat.W.v2, whole genome shotgun sequence:
- the AMIGO2 gene encoding amphoterin-induced protein 2 yields MSLNWRTISTQLGVFRANYKGLACLLVFTVSVCGSSPGMCPTACICASDIVSCTNKNLSRVPGNLYKCMRRLDLSYNRIGFLEPEWVPVLFEKLNTLIINHNSISSIITGSFSTTPNLKYLDLSSNSLKTLSSPVFQELRALEVLLLYNNQITQIESSAFGGLYKLQKLYLSYNLLSHFPLDLYTGKHKLTDLVLLDVSFNHIQSMPIQRLSSVPARHLSGIYLHGNPFYCDCMLYSMLIFWYQRHFNSVVDFKNEYTCLLRSDPRSYNKLLLLHDNFLNCSESTVNSSFQAFGFIHDAQVGDRLIVHCDSRISDAGTHFVWVSPDNRLLEPDRETDNFKVFRNGSLEITDAQLEDSGLYSCIAINKKRLLNETIEVRINVSNFTVNRSHAHEAFNTAFTTLAACVASIVLVLLYLYLTPCPCQCKAKRRKRKLNQSSAHSSILNSTPPQDLPADEKKTSTGKRVVFLEPVHEPKHSQNGKVKLFPNDNIIAESILKTTRIKSDSDSVNSVFSDTPFMPST; encoded by the coding sequence ATGTCTTTAAACTGGCGGACAATTTCTACTCAACTCGGAGTTTTTAGAGCGAACTACAAAGGACTGGCATGCCTCTTGGTCTTCACAGTGAGCGTTTGTGGAAGCAGCCCGGGGATGTGTCCAACAGCCTGCATCTGTGCCAGTGATATCGTAAGTTGCACCAATAAGAACCTCTCTCGAGTGCCAGGAAATCTTTATAAATGTATGAGAAGGCTGGATCTGAGTTATAACAGAATTGGTTTTTTGGAGCCTGAATGGGTACCAGTACTGTTTGAGAAACTGAACACTTTAATAATCAATCATAACAGCATTAGCAGCATTATCACTGGGAGCTTTTCCACAACCCCAAATCTGAAGTACCTGGACTTGTCATCCAACAGCCTGAAGACACTGAGCAGCCCCGTGTTTCAGGAGCTAAGGGCACTGGAGGTTCTCCTGCTGTACAACAATCAGATAACACAGATAGAGTCTTCAGCCTTCGGAGGATTGTACAAATTGCAGAAACTGTACTTAAGCTATAACTTGCTCTCTCATTTCCCATTGGACTTGTACACTGGAAAACATAAACTGACAGACCTTGTGTTGCTGGACGTTTCTTTTAATCACATCCAGTCGATGCCTATTCAGCGCCTGAGTTCAGTGCCGGCCAGACATCTTAGTGGAATTTATCTTCACGGCAACCCATTTTATTGTGACTGTATGCTGTACTCCATGCTGATCTTCTGGTATCAACGGCACTTCAATTCAGTGGTGGACTTCAAAAACGAGTACACCTGTTTGTTGCGATCAGACCCAAGAAGTTACAATAAACTGCTTTTACTGCACGACAACTTTCTGAACTGCTCTGAAAGCACTGTCAACAGCTCTTTCCAAGCGTTTGGGTTTATTCACGATGCCCAAGTTGGTGACAGGCTGATTGTACACTGTGACAGCAGGATCAGCGATGCAGGCACGCACTTTGTTTGGGTTAGTCCGGACAATAGGTTGCTGGAGCCAGACAGGGAGACCGACAACTTTAAGGTGTTTCGTAATGGCAGCCTGGAGATAACAGATGCCCAACTAGAGGACTCGGGGCTATATTCCTGCATCGCAATAAATAAGAAAAGGCTATTAAATGAAACCATAGAGGTTAGAATAAATGTTAGCAACTTCACGGTGAACAGGTCCCATGCTCATGAAGCATTTAATACAGCTTTTACCACCCTTGCTGCCTGTGTAGCCAGTATTGTTCTAGTACTGCTGTATCTCTATCTGACGCCCTGTCCATGCCAATGTAAGGcgaaaaggaggaagagaaagctgaACCAAAGCAGTGCCCACTCATCCATACTGAATTCCACACCGCCGCAAGACCTGCCAGCCGACGAGAAGAAGACCAGCACAGGTAAACGGGTGGTTTTCCTGGAACCCGTGCATGAACCAAAGCACAGTCAGAATGGGAAAGTAAAACTCTTCCCTAATGACAATATCATTGCTGAGAGTATCTTGAAAACTACTCGAATAAAATCTGACTCTGATTCTGTCAATTCTGTGTTCTCAGATACACCTTTCATGCCATCAACTTAG